The Staphylococcus saprophyticus subsp. saprophyticus ATCC 15305 = NCTC 7292 genome contains the following window.
TTATAAACGCATACATGCCTCTTTTTGGCGGGGTTTCTGCAGTTTTCTGATCATCCTCATTATGTGAAATCATTTTTTGGAACGGGCTCACCGGTAAATAAAAATAAGGATATAAAACAAAAACCCATAAAAATCTGAACAGATAAATAGCTAATGCAATAAGACATGTCACAGTAATTAAGAATATTAAGTTATGCGGTTCGTTCTCAATAATTCTCCCTACAACTTCAGGAATTAAAAATCCTAAGATAGAAAACACAAATCCATTTAATGCATATCCTAATATATTCCATGTGTGATTATAGCTCATCTGCAACCTAGTACGTGCTTGAGCAATTCGATCACGTTCAAAACCATGTACTAAACCTGCAACAACTGCTGCAATAATACCAGAAGCATGGAACATTTCGGCAACGATATATGTGATAAATGGTGTTACAAGTTGGATAAATGTAAACATATTAATATTTTCAATGCCACGTCTTGATAACGTCACACGGAAACGAACAAGTGCGACACCAATTAATAACCCAACAATAAATCCACCAATTGAAGAAATTAAAAATTGTTCAACTGCATTCACCATTGAAAATCCACCTGTAATCAATGCTGCTACGGCAATTTTAAAAGATATGATACCTGCTGCATCATTTAATAAAGACTCACCCTCTAAAATTGTCATAGAACCTTTAGGAAGTACTTTGCCATTCGTGATTGCTTGGACTGCAACGGCATCCGTTGGACACAATATTGCAGCGAGTGCGAAAGCAGCTGCCATAGGTAACTCAGGCCAAATCCAATGCACAAATAAACCTACTACAATCACAGTTGTCACTACCAACCCTAATGCCATCATTAGCACAGGTTTAATATATCGCCTTAAATGAACACGAGAGACTTTAACACCCTCTACGAAAAGTAACGGAGCAATTAAAGCCACCATAAATAATTCTGAATCAAAATTAAATTGTACTGGAATAGGTGTGACATACAATAGCATACCTAATATAATTTGAATGAAAGCTAAAGGTATTTTTGGAAGAAAAGTGTGTAAGAATGAACTTAATATGACTAGTGCTAAAAATATAAGTATAGTTTCAAATATTTGCAAGGTTTCACCTCTTTTAAACGTCATTATTCTTTCATAATTGTTGAGGTTGAAACAAAAAATAACATCGTCTTTACATGAATATATTGCGTCCCAAACTCTTAATCACAAATTATCAAATTAATTTCATTCCCCAATTTGATAATGAACTTAAAAATAAACACAATTACAAATATATTTTATTTTATCATTTTATGCCCCATCACTTAAACGTATTGCACTTGAAAATAAAATATTTCATACATATTTTTTATTTATTCACTCTTATATCATTCTATTGCTACAAAACTTTTTATTTAAGCAATTAAATTCATTGTGCAGCAATCATATTTTATCATCATGTACTTAACAACAAAAAAAGAAGTAGCATGGAAACCCAGCCGAAACGGGTCTCATCATCCTACTTCCTGCGATTATATTCGTTCATTAATAATCATGCTCTTTTTCATAAGTTTTACGTCTTCGTTCTTCACGTTCATGCGCACGTTGTTTCAGTTGCTCAAACGTATTGTTTTCAGAGGAACTCAGTAAAATATTCGTTTGTCTTGGTGCATCACTTTTTCTATACATATAAGCGCCAGTTCGATAAGCGGCACGTGAAATCAAATGTCCACCAACTGGAGATGTTAAATTAATAAACACCAGTGCTAATATTAGTCTTACACTTAAATAGCCTTGTGAAGAAATAAAGAATATGATAACACCCACTAACGTTAATAATACAGATAGCGTAGAACTTTTAGTCGCTGCATGACTTCGTAAAAAAACATCCTGGAATTTGATTAATCCAATAGAACTTATTAAAGCAATGATACTTCCTAAGAAAATCATAATTGCTGCGATTAGATTAACGATTTCGCTTGTTATTTGCATTGAAGACGTGTCCCCCTTCTATAAATCTAGAAATTGACACCGTACTTACGAATGAAATGATAGCGATAAGTAAGATTGAATCCAAGAACGAAAAAGTTCCAAATACAATACTTAACAAACCAACCATAGACATCAATATAGCACTAGCAGCATCGAATGTGACAACTCTATCCGCAGTGGTCGGTCCTTTAATTAATCTAAATAAAGTTAATAATAAAGCAATACCAAATAAAATCAGTGCGCTTGTTATGAAAAAATCTGTTAGTGTGCCGATCATTCTGCCACCTCCAATATGAGTCCTTCATATTGTCTAATACTTTTCAACAATTTTTGCTTCTCTTTGTCGGAAACGTCAATTGCATGTATAAAGAACTTTTTCTTTTCTTTAGATATTCTAATTACGGTTGATCCTGGCGTGATGATGATCAATATAGTTAAGAATGTGACTTCCCAATCATTATCTAATGTTGTTTCATAAGTCACTAATCCTGGATTTAAATCTTTGGTCTTAAATAAAATATAATTGATTATTGTCATACTTGATGTTATTAATTGGTAAAGATACACGGCTAAAAATTTAATACCAACCCAAACTTTTTTTAAATAAAATTGTTGGCCGAAAAAGCGGTGTAAAATATAGATAACTAATATACCAATGAGATAACCTGCAAAGAAGGTGGATAATTTAAAAGAGTCTTCATCTTGAAATAATACCCATAAAAATGCGATGACAATATTAAGTAAGACTTGTCTCATTATTTATCCCCCTTTATTAAATGAGGATTTACCATTTTTTCATATAATCCATCATCCATATTTAAATGTGTCGCATTATCTGTCACTTTAAATAGTAATGGTGCGGCTAAGCCCATTACGATGATCATAGCAACCAGTACGCCGATTAAATTTTTACGATAAGTAGGTATTTTATTAAATACAATTGCCTCTCCTTTGTTTTCATTACCAAGGTACATCACAAAGAAAATTCTAAATAAACTAAACATAGCAATTAAACTCGTTATAATCATTAATGCTAAACCAATGTAATTTCCATTTTCAATCGCACCTTTAAAAATAAATACTTTACCTGGAAAACCACTAAATGGTGGCACGCCGCCGATTGCTAATATCATGACTACAAAAGCTACACCAAAGAAGGGTTCTTGTTTGGCAAGCCCATATAAACTTTTATATTGTCTAAGACCAGTAATGTATACCAAACTACCAATAATAAAGAAAAGCAATGTTTTCACTACAATATCATTTGCTAAATAAAAGATCGCGCCGTTTACGCCAGCGATTGTATTCGTACCTAATCCTAAAATTATGAAACCAATCGATAGAATAACTTGATAGGCAGCAATTTTCTTAATATCCCTATAAGCAAGTACACCAAATGCACCAATCAACATCGTAATACAAGATAAAAAGACTAATAATGGATGTGTAATACCACTATGTTCATCAAATATTAATGTGAAGAAACGAATTAATGCATATGCACCGACTTTAGTCATTAAAGCAGCAAACAATGCAGCCAGTTCAGTATTTAATACGGCATATGCCTTAGGTAACCACATAAATAGCACAAGTGCTGCTTTGGCACTGAATGCAATCAAGAAGACCATAGAGACAATGACAATTGAACTCTTATCATCCATTTCATTTAATCTTTGTGCAACAAGCGTAAAGTTTAGTGTACCAGTCAGTTTGTATAACAAACCAACACCGAGCAAGAGTAACCATGAACCTAATATATTCAATACTACATAGATAATGGCTGCACGTAACTGCTCAACTGATTGTCCCAAAGTGATAAGTACAAATGACGCTAGTAACATCACTTCGAACATAACATAGATGTTAAATAAATCTGCCGTTAAGAACGAACCGATGACACCCACTGTTAAAAACAAAATAAAACTTGGTAGATAATAACGAATGGCACGTTTTTCAGTTCTACCAAATCCATATGCCATAATCAGTGTGACAACAAAACTTGATGTTGTAACCAATAAGAGACTTAGTGAGTCACCGACAAACTGTATACCAAAAGGTGCTTGCCAACCACCAAAATCTAAAGCAATCGGCTTATGGTACATAACATAAATTAGTAGAAGCAATGAAACAACTGTCGTTACTGCCATTGTACCGATAGAAAATATTCTAGATAATCTACTGTGTGTACGTATAAACACAAGGCCTAAAGCACATACAGCTGGCAGAAGTAATGGTAAAATCAATAAATTACTCATTAGCATCGTCGTCATCACCTCTCAATACATCAATTTCATCTTCTTTTGTCACACGATAGGTTCTGTAAACTAATACAAGAAGGAAAGCCGTCATAGCAAAACCAATAACAATCGCCGTTAAAACAATGGCTTGTAATAAAGGATCGACAAAAT
Protein-coding sequences here:
- the mnhF2 gene encoding Na+/H+ antiporter Mnh2 subunit F, whose translation is MIGTLTDFFITSALILFGIALLLTLFRLIKGPTTADRVVTFDAASAILMSMVGLLSIVFGTFSFLDSILLIAIISFVSTVSISRFIEGGHVFNANNKRNR
- the mnhE2 gene encoding Na+/H+ antiporter Mnh2 subunit E, producing MRQVLLNIVIAFLWVLFQDEDSFKLSTFFAGYLIGILVIYILHRFFGQQFYLKKVWVGIKFLAVYLYQLITSSMTIINYILFKTKDLNPGLVTYETTLDNDWEVTFLTILIIITPGSTVIRISKEKKKFFIHAIDVSDKEKQKLLKSIRQYEGLILEVAE
- a CDS encoding cation:proton antiporter, with the protein product MQIFETILIFLALVILSSFLHTFLPKIPLAFIQIILGMLLYVTPIPVQFNFDSELFMVALIAPLLFVEGVKVSRVHLRRYIKPVLMMALGLVVTTVIVVGLFVHWIWPELPMAAAFALAAILCPTDAVAVQAITNGKVLPKGSMTILEGESLLNDAAGIISFKIAVAALITGGFSMVNAVEQFLISSIGGFIVGLLIGVALVRFRVTLSRRGIENINMFTFIQLVTPFITYIVAEMFHASGIIAAVVAGLVHGFERDRIAQARTRLQMSYNHTWNILGYALNGFVFSILGFLIPEVVGRIIENEPHNLIFLITVTCLIALAIYLFRFLWVFVLYPYFYLPVSPFQKMISHNEDDQKTAETPPKRGMYAFIMTLCGVHGTISLAIALTLPYMLADHHSFIFRDDLLFIASGMVIISLIVAQMILPVVTPNAKKPKIVGMNFKQARVYILEKVIDSLNQQSSVTSSFQYGNVIKDYHDKLAFLRTVENEDENTKELQRLQKLAFDVENQTLNGLVENGDITTNVLDNYMRYTERTQVYKQASLLQRIKVEVRAMILKRRIRTKVKTNAASPLSVVDNLREISNIMRTVHYRVVSRLGKETTENNKLEVGMICDSYLIRIDNLTPSNFFNPKNENSITKIKLSALKEQRRILNQLVEDEEVSEVTALKIREAINYDEMIIVDSSTD
- a CDS encoding Na+/H+ antiporter subunit G; its protein translation is MQITSEIVNLIAAIMIFLGSIIALISSIGLIKFQDVFLRSHAATKSSTLSVLLTLVGVIIFFISSQGYLSVRLILALVFINLTSPVGGHLISRAAYRTGAYMYRKSDAPRQTNILLSSSENNTFEQLKQRAHEREERRRKTYEKEHDY
- the mnhD2 gene encoding Na+/H+ antiporter Mnh2 subunit D, which produces MSNLLILPLLLPAVCALGLVFIRTHSRLSRIFSIGTMAVTTVVSLLLLIYVMYHKPIALDFGGWQAPFGIQFVGDSLSLLLVTTSSFVVTLIMAYGFGRTEKRAIRYYLPSFILFLTVGVIGSFLTADLFNIYVMFEVMLLASFVLITLGQSVEQLRAAIIYVVLNILGSWLLLLGVGLLYKLTGTLNFTLVAQRLNEMDDKSSIVIVSMVFLIAFSAKAALVLFMWLPKAYAVLNTELAALFAALMTKVGAYALIRFFTLIFDEHSGITHPLLVFLSCITMLIGAFGVLAYRDIKKIAAYQVILSIGFIILGLGTNTIAGVNGAIFYLANDIVVKTLLFFIIGSLVYITGLRQYKSLYGLAKQEPFFGVAFVVMILAIGGVPPFSGFPGKVFIFKGAIENGNYIGLALMIITSLIAMFSLFRIFFVMYLGNENKGEAIVFNKIPTYRKNLIGVLVAMIIVMGLAAPLLFKVTDNATHLNMDDGLYEKMVNPHLIKGDK